Proteins encoded together in one Accipiter gentilis chromosome 16, bAccGen1.1, whole genome shotgun sequence window:
- the LOC126046381 gene encoding inhibin beta C chain-like: MAARGAGPWLLLLAAALALCAAAEPRCPSCAAGAERRLLEEAAKRQLLEKLRLRERPRLAHAVPRAAVARALRRLQAGGARRGPDDDEQGYEIISFAEPEPTSPSGLGLRFQFSRTQDQDIHILQAQLWLYLRVPRDLVASLTLRIFLAGGEGDLVGGNHTLLSERRLSAKGSGWRAFTLMPALQSFFGGKHRTLRLELESHGDGGDIMAIVNASWSHQPFLVAEAKVREPGHHVAKRSLRCSQNSNLCCRKDYYVDFRDIGWNDWIIKPEGYQINYCVGQCPLHVAGSPGMASSFHTAVFNLVKANNIQASGHSCCVPTRRRPLSVLYFDRNSNIVKTDIPDMIVDACGCS; this comes from the exons ATGGCGGCGCGAGGCGCGGGcccgtggctgctgctgctggcggcggcgCTGGCGCTGTGCGCGGCGGCGGAGCCGCGCTGCCCGTCGtgcgcggcgggcgcggagcggcggctgCTGGAGGAGGCGGCCAAGCggcagctgctggagaagctgcGGCTCCGTGAGAGACCGAGGCTCGCCCACGCCGTGCCCCGCGCCGCCGTGGCCCGCGCCCTGCGGCGGCTGCAGGCGGGCGGTGCCCGCCGGGGCCCCGACGACGACGAGCAGGGCTACGAGATCATCAGCTTCGCGGAGCCAG AGCCTACATCTCCTTCTGGCTTGGGGCTGCGGTTCCAGTTCAGCCGTACGCAAGACCAGGACATTCATATCCTGCAGGCTCAGCTTTGGCTCTACCTTCGAGTTCCCCGAGACCTGGTAGCCAGCCTCACCCTAAGAATCTTCCTTGCTGGTGGGGAAGGTGATTTGGTAGGGGGCAATCACACGTTGCTGAGCGAGAGGCGACTGAGCGCTAAGGGCAGTGGCTGGCGTGCGTTCACCCTCATGCCTGCCCTGCAGAGTTTCTTTGGGGGAAAGCACAGGACCCTGCGGCTGGAACTGGAAAGCCACGGGGATGGGGGTGATATCATGGCAATAGTCAATGCCAGCTGGTCCCACCAGCCCTTCTTGGTGGCTGAGGCAAAGGTGCGGGAGCCAGGACACCATGTGGCCAAGCGCAGCCTCCGCTGCAGCCAGAACTCCAACCTCTGCTGCCGCAAGGACTACTACGTGGATTTCCGTGACATCGGTTGGAACGACTGGATCATTAAGCCTGAGGGCTACCAGATAAACTACTGCGTGGGCCAGTGCCCTCTACATGTGGCAGGCAGCCCTGGGATGGCCTCTTCATTCCACACAGCTGTCTTCAACCTCGTCAAAGCTAACAACATCCAGGCATCAGGGCACTCCTGCTGTGTGCCGACGAGACGCCGGCCACTCTCTGTCCTCTACTTCGATCGCAATAGCAACATTGTCAAGACTGACATCCCTGACATGATTGTTGATGCCTGTGGCTGTAGCTAG